In Rosa chinensis cultivar Old Blush chromosome 1, RchiOBHm-V2, whole genome shotgun sequence, a genomic segment contains:
- the LOC112182435 gene encoding uncharacterized protein LOC112182435, which translates to MSFRNMLKVSFLMLLAMALAATSVHARLDLFGQLLTSKNQPDPNAECQRIPYLLCIRICDACICDKRAAEFAECTCAGWKPTAELQKSGDVGIALPIELVN; encoded by the exons ATGAGTTTCAGAAATATGTTGAAAGTGAGTTTCTTAATGTTGCTTGCCATGGCTTTGGCAGCAACTAGTGTTCATGCTCGCTTAGACCTATTTGGCCAGCTGCTTACCTCCAAGAACCAACCAGACCCTAATGCTG AATGCCAGCGAATTCCATATCTACTGTGCATCCGCATCTGTGACGCTTGCATTTGCGATAAGCGTGCTGCAGAATTTGCAGAGTGCACTTGTGCAGGGTGGAAACCAACTGCAGAACTCCAGAAATCTG GAGATGTAGGCATAGCCCTCCCAATCGAGCTTGTGAACTAG